From Chloracidobacterium sp. N, the proteins below share one genomic window:
- a CDS encoding TonB-dependent receptor, producing the protein MGVLFGFVWPALAQSDTARLTGVVTDTSGSVIAGATVTATETATNAKLETTTNADGVYVFPVLKAGTYLIEFSAPNFKKLARPEVVLRVNQVLSLNAELEPGNITDVVEVTAGAPLVETASSSVGQTITGRQIVDLPINGRNFTQLATLTPGVTRGTPGSNADGSGGNAETFRQGDTGSAALSVNGLREQNNNFTLDGIDNNESIVNSIVFFPPIEAIEEFRVITSVAPAEFGRGGGAIVSATIRSGSNDFHGSAFEFFRNSAMDARATDLVGFVPPKPVFIRNQFGGTFGGPIVREKTFFFADYQQLRQRLPREEGRTFTVPTARMRQGDFSELLNPNFTGLGAAVQIFDPLTGEPFPGNIIPQNRLDPAAVRYLNFFPLPDLPDRARFNFFNRQLQRQNFKGGDLRLDHRFTERDTVFVRFSIADDPQFDPGRLGINAQTGFGSGTNRQFNHSVMGNYTRTFTPNVVNELRFGYVKQNIEFLPLGFGTDLNRQLGIPGINGITRANGISLIGGGNGDFLEYLGDFGEFILNQRTIQFTDAVTWVTGNHSAKFGASIIQRNIRSVQADFSKGFYFFSDQVVTFTPGGPPPASPGLGQTGYQVAQMLVGRTAFTTTANPEIPAATTRSYEMGFFAQDDWRINRRLTLNAGLRYELFTPYYELNNRMANFDPFSGRILLAGRDGNSRSLVDTDRNNFAPRIGAAFDLFGNGRTVVRGGWGLFYSLDRGGIANQLTQNPPFIVTQFRFDGPGSNVRLGQPIPPPDPINPASPNLPPGTQIRFTPRNTRNTRVQQFNVTFEHQLTDFLAFHIAYVGTRGDNVTAVTTVGGFGDAEITRRLTTIANVGESRYDSLQIKVNQRAWKGLSYLAAYTFGKATNNSPGPFPGTGGAGRSTPADPGGLAPGLADYDVRHRFTWAFNYDLPFFREASSRVIRALLYGYQLNAILTLQGGTPFSVFGGDGGRARLVPGQDPNAGRRSAARWFNTDAFAPSANPSEQYPRNAFLRSPGISTVDGSIFRRFTITERVNLEFRAEAFNLFNKPQLGFPNVFLGGDFGRIFSVRNRSNRSVQLGLRLSF; encoded by the coding sequence TTGGGCGTTCTGTTTGGTTTCGTCTGGCCGGCGCTGGCCCAGAGTGATACGGCGCGGCTGACCGGTGTTGTCACCGACACCAGCGGCAGCGTCATTGCCGGCGCGACCGTCACCGCCACCGAAACCGCAACGAATGCCAAGCTTGAAACAACGACCAATGCGGATGGGGTCTATGTGTTCCCGGTACTCAAGGCCGGAACCTACCTCATCGAATTTTCAGCGCCCAACTTCAAGAAACTTGCTCGCCCGGAAGTCGTTTTGCGCGTCAATCAGGTGCTCAGCCTGAATGCCGAGCTGGAGCCGGGCAACATCACGGATGTCGTGGAGGTCACGGCTGGCGCGCCGCTGGTGGAAACCGCGAGTTCGTCCGTCGGGCAGACCATCACCGGCCGGCAGATCGTTGACCTGCCCATCAACGGGCGGAACTTCACCCAGTTGGCCACGCTGACGCCGGGCGTGACGCGCGGCACACCGGGCAGCAACGCCGATGGGTCCGGCGGCAACGCCGAAACCTTCCGCCAGGGTGACACCGGCTCGGCGGCGCTCTCCGTCAACGGTCTGCGGGAGCAGAACAACAACTTCACCCTCGACGGGATTGACAACAATGAGTCCATTGTCAACAGCATCGTGTTTTTCCCGCCCATTGAAGCTATCGAGGAGTTTCGGGTCATCACGAGTGTGGCCCCGGCCGAGTTCGGGCGTGGTGGCGGGGCTATTGTCAGCGCCACGATTCGCTCCGGCTCGAATGATTTTCACGGCTCGGCTTTTGAGTTTTTCCGCAACTCGGCCATGGATGCCCGCGCCACTGATCTCGTCGGCTTTGTGCCGCCCAAACCGGTGTTCATACGGAATCAGTTTGGCGGCACCTTCGGCGGCCCCATCGTCCGTGAAAAGACGTTTTTCTTTGCCGACTACCAGCAACTGCGGCAGCGGCTGCCGCGTGAGGAAGGACGCACCTTCACCGTGCCGACGGCGCGCATGCGGCAGGGCGATTTCAGCGAACTGCTCAATCCCAACTTCACCGGTCTGGGCGCGGCGGTGCAGATTTTCGACCCGCTGACCGGAGAGCCGTTTCCGGGCAACATCATTCCCCAGAACCGGCTCGACCCGGCTGCCGTCCGGTATCTGAACTTCTTTCCGCTTCCCGACCTGCCTGACCGGGCGCGCTTCAACTTCTTCAACCGCCAGCTCCAGCGGCAGAACTTCAAGGGCGGCGACCTCCGGCTGGACCACCGGTTCACGGAGCGGGATACCGTCTTTGTGCGGTTCAGCATTGCCGACGACCCGCAGTTCGATCCGGGGCGGCTGGGCATCAACGCCCAGACCGGCTTTGGTTCAGGAACGAACCGGCAGTTCAACCACAGCGTGATGGGCAACTACACGCGCACGTTCACGCCCAATGTCGTCAATGAGCTGCGGTTTGGCTACGTCAAGCAGAACATCGAGTTCCTGCCGCTCGGCTTCGGGACGGACCTCAACCGTCAGCTTGGCATCCCCGGCATCAACGGCATCACCCGCGCCAACGGCATTTCGCTCATTGGCGGCGGCAACGGGGACTTTCTGGAATACCTGGGCGACTTTGGCGAGTTCATCCTCAACCAGCGGACAATTCAGTTCACCGATGCCGTGACCTGGGTTACTGGCAACCATTCGGCCAAGTTCGGGGCTTCCATCATTCAGCGCAACATCCGCTCGGTGCAGGCGGATTTCAGCAAGGGCTTCTACTTTTTCTCCGACCAGGTCGTGACCTTCACCCCTGGCGGGCCGCCGCCGGCGAGTCCGGGCCTGGGGCAGACCGGCTACCAGGTGGCGCAGATGCTCGTCGGGCGCACAGCCTTTACCACCACGGCCAACCCGGAAATCCCGGCCGCGACGACGCGCAGCTATGAGATGGGCTTTTTTGCGCAGGATGACTGGCGCATCAACCGTCGGCTGACGCTCAACGCCGGCCTGCGTTATGAGCTGTTTACGCCCTACTACGAACTCAACAACCGGATGGCCAACTTTGACCCGTTCAGTGGGCGTATCCTGCTGGCCGGGCGCGACGGCAATTCACGTTCGCTGGTGGATACCGACCGCAACAACTTTGCCCCGCGCATTGGCGCGGCTTTCGACCTGTTCGGCAATGGGCGCACGGTGGTGCGCGGCGGCTGGGGGCTGTTCTATTCGCTGGACCGCGGCGGCATTGCCAACCAGTTGACGCAGAACCCGCCGTTCATCGTGACGCAGTTCCGCTTCGACGGCCCGGGCTCGAACGTCCGGTTGGGCCAACCGATCCCCCCACCTGACCCGATCAACCCTGCCTCCCCGAACCTTCCGCCCGGCACGCAGATTCGCTTCACCCCGCGCAACACGCGCAACACGCGGGTGCAGCAGTTCAATGTCACCTTCGAGCACCAGTTGACCGACTTTCTGGCCTTCCACATTGCATACGTCGGCACACGCGGCGACAACGTCACGGCAGTGACCACCGTCGGTGGCTTTGGAGACGCCGAAATCACCCGGCGGTTGACGACCATCGCCAACGTGGGCGAATCCCGCTATGACTCGCTCCAGATCAAGGTCAACCAACGGGCCTGGAAGGGATTGAGCTACCTGGCGGCCTATACCTTCGGGAAAGCCACCAACAACTCACCCGGGCCGTTTCCCGGAACGGGCGGCGCCGGCCGCTCCACGCCGGCCGATCCCGGCGGACTTGCCCCCGGTCTGGCCGACTATGACGTACGGCATCGGTTCACCTGGGCCTTCAACTACGACCTGCCGTTTTTCAGGGAAGCCAGCAGCCGGGTTATCCGGGCGCTGCTCTATGGCTACCAGCTCAACGCCATCCTGACGCTGCAGGGCGGAACGCCCTTCTCGGTCTTTGGCGGCGATGGCGGCCGGGCGCGGCTTGTGCCGGGGCAGGACCCCAATGCCGGCCGGCGCAGTGCCGCGCGGTGGTTCAACACCGATGCCTTTGCACCCTCCGCCAACCCGTCCGAACAATACCCACGCAACGCCTTCCTCCGGTCACCGGGTATCTCCACGGTGGATGGCTCCATCTTCCGGCGCTTTACCATCACGGAGCGCGTCAATCTGGAGTTCCGGGCGGAGGCGTTCAACCTGTTCAACAAACCCCAGCTTGGTTTCCCGAACGTCTTTCTGGGCGGCGACTTCGGGCGCATTTTCTCGGTGCGCAACCGCTCGAACCGTTCGGTACAGCTTGGCCTGCGGCTGTCCTTCTAG
- a CDS encoding MFS transporter, translating into MTMASSPSSALSRRRPMSDIFTMNFGFLGIQFGWGLQMANMSAIYEKLGAQPDEIPLLWLAAPMTGLIVQPVVGALSDRTWTRLGRRRPYFLTGAILASLALFAMPHSPALWVAATLLWVLDSSINVSMEPFRAFVADRLDDEQRPLGFVMQSFFIGVGATLANILPYILREWLDITGRAANGVPLATLYSFQLGAAAFLGAVLVTVLTTPEDPPSDLEAFRRAKAQAGVFDWVGDIGNALTAMPSVMKRLAVVQVLTWLGLFCMWLFFGPAIARHIFGAADPAAPAYDEGINWGGICFATYSVVCFVVAFALPKLAARHGCATVHAIALTCGGLGLLSTGLVANRYWLLVAMVGVGIAWASILSMPYAILARALPGHRMGVFMGVFNFFIVLPEIAAALTFQPLVKYVFGGNPLYVVLLGGASLLAAAGATLFVERPATATAYRPV; encoded by the coding sequence ATGACCATGGCCTCGTCTCCGTCTTCTGCTCTGTCGCGTCGTCGCCCGATGAGCGACATTTTCACCATGAATTTTGGCTTTCTGGGCATCCAGTTCGGCTGGGGCCTGCAGATGGCCAACATGAGCGCCATCTACGAAAAACTCGGTGCACAGCCGGATGAGATTCCCCTGCTCTGGCTGGCCGCGCCGATGACGGGCCTCATCGTCCAGCCTGTTGTCGGCGCGCTGAGTGACCGGACATGGACGCGCCTGGGCCGCCGCCGGCCCTACTTTCTGACCGGGGCCATTCTGGCCAGTCTGGCGCTGTTTGCCATGCCACACTCGCCAGCGCTGTGGGTTGCGGCGACGCTGCTCTGGGTTCTCGACAGCAGCATCAACGTCAGCATGGAGCCGTTCCGGGCCTTTGTCGCTGACCGGCTCGATGACGAACAGCGTCCGCTGGGCTTCGTCATGCAGAGTTTTTTCATCGGTGTTGGCGCCACGCTGGCTAACATTCTTCCCTACATCCTGCGCGAATGGCTGGACATCACCGGGCGCGCCGCCAATGGCGTGCCACTGGCAACGCTCTACTCCTTCCAGCTTGGTGCGGCGGCGTTTCTGGGCGCGGTACTTGTCACGGTACTGACGACGCCCGAAGACCCGCCCTCTGACCTGGAGGCGTTCCGCCGGGCGAAGGCGCAGGCCGGTGTCTTTGACTGGGTTGGCGACATTGGAAATGCCCTGACGGCCATGCCATCGGTGATGAAGCGGCTGGCTGTGGTGCAGGTGTTGACCTGGCTGGGGCTGTTCTGCATGTGGCTGTTTTTTGGCCCGGCCATCGCGCGTCATATCTTCGGAGCGGCCGATCCGGCGGCTCCAGCCTACGACGAAGGCATCAACTGGGGCGGCATCTGCTTTGCCACGTATTCGGTCGTCTGTTTTGTCGTGGCCTTTGCCCTGCCCAAGCTGGCAGCGCGTCATGGCTGTGCAACCGTCCATGCCATCGCCCTGACCTGTGGCGGGCTGGGACTGCTCTCAACGGGACTCGTCGCCAACCGCTACTGGCTGCTGGTCGCCATGGTTGGCGTCGGCATTGCCTGGGCCTCGATTCTCTCGATGCCCTACGCCATTCTGGCGCGCGCCCTGCCCGGCCACCGGATGGGCGTCTTTATGGGCGTCTTCAATTTCTTCATCGTGCTGCCTGAAATTGCGGCGGCGCTGACCTTCCAGCCGCTCGTCAAGTACGTGTTTGGTGGCAACCCGCTCTATGTCGTGCTGCTGGGCGGGGCCAGCCTGCTGGCGGCGGCCGGCGCGACACTCTTTGTCGAGCGACCGGCAACTGCCACCGCCTACCGTCCAGTCTGA
- the queC gene encoding 7-cyano-7-deazaguanine synthase QueC, translated as MSHSSRPAVVLLSGGLDSTTALAIAQAEGFTCHALSFDYGQRHRLELEAARRVAAAFNVARHLVVTFDLRAIGGSALTSDLPVPKDRPLESVGIPPTYVPARNTIFLSFALAWAETLACTDVFLGVNVYDYAGYPDCRPEYLRAYEAMAKLATRAGVEGARPWKIHAPLITLTKAEIIRRGLALGIDYGLTHSCYDPTPEGLACGRCDSCRFRLKGFAEAGATDPLRYAS; from the coding sequence ATGAGCCATTCATCCCGCCCGGCAGTCGTTCTGCTGAGCGGTGGACTTGACTCGACCACCGCGCTGGCCATTGCTCAGGCCGAAGGCTTCACCTGCCATGCCCTGTCGTTCGACTACGGACAGCGGCACCGGCTGGAACTGGAAGCCGCCCGCCGGGTGGCAGCGGCGTTCAACGTGGCCCGCCATCTGGTGGTGACGTTCGACCTGCGCGCCATCGGCGGTTCGGCGCTGACCTCTGATCTGCCCGTACCCAAAGACCGCCCGCTTGAAAGCGTGGGAATTCCGCCAACGTACGTTCCGGCCCGCAACACGATTTTTCTTTCCTTTGCGCTCGCCTGGGCGGAAACCCTGGCGTGCACGGATGTTTTTCTGGGTGTCAACGTCTATGACTACGCCGGTTATCCCGATTGCCGGCCGGAATATCTGCGCGCCTACGAAGCCATGGCCAAACTGGCGACCCGCGCCGGCGTTGAAGGCGCCCGGCCGTGGAAGATTCACGCGCCGCTCATCACGCTGACCAAGGCCGAAATCATCCGGCGTGGACTGGCGCTGGGCATAGACTACGGCCTGACACACAGTTGCTATGACCCGACGCCGGAAGGACTCGCCTGCGGCCGCTGTGATAGCTGCCGTTTTCGTCTGAAAGGATTTGCCGAGGCTGGCGCAACCGATCCGCTGCGCTATGCTTCCTGA
- the trpA gene encoding tryptophan synthase subunit alpha, protein MNRYAARFAALRQAGRKAFIPFTVLGFPDRARCLASIEAMLAGGATALELGIAFSDPIADGPVIQQATHDVLASGFGVHDALALIAQVRQRDADIPIGLLVYHNTVAARGAGQFFADVHAAGADGVLIADLPPEMAAEMTAAARQAGIAPIFMVSPLTDAARLQRLAALAEGFLYVVSRLGITGSQTHFDDQLRVTLERARAVVNLPLCVGFGVSTPAAAQHMVALGADGVITGSRIIEIIRAAGEDFGPAVEQFCRTMQAAVDGNAVQAV, encoded by the coding sequence ATGAATCGGTATGCCGCGCGGTTTGCCGCGCTTCGCCAGGCTGGACGAAAAGCCTTCATTCCCTTCACCGTTCTCGGCTTCCCTGACCGGGCGCGCTGCCTGGCCAGCATCGAGGCCATGCTGGCCGGCGGCGCGACGGCGCTGGAGCTGGGCATTGCCTTCAGTGACCCGATTGCCGATGGGCCGGTCATCCAGCAGGCCACCCATGACGTGCTGGCGTCCGGTTTCGGCGTTCACGATGCGCTGGCGCTCATCGCCCAGGTGCGGCAACGGGATGCCGACATTCCCATTGGTCTGCTGGTCTATCACAACACGGTGGCAGCCCGTGGGGCCGGGCAGTTTTTTGCCGATGTGCACGCGGCCGGCGCGGATGGCGTTCTCATTGCCGACCTGCCGCCGGAAATGGCGGCCGAAATGACGGCCGCCGCCCGGCAGGCCGGCATTGCGCCGATTTTCATGGTCTCTCCGCTGACGGATGCCGCGCGGTTGCAGCGGCTGGCCGCGCTGGCAGAGGGCTTTCTTTACGTCGTCTCACGCCTGGGCATCACCGGCAGCCAGACGCACTTCGACGACCAGCTTCGGGTGACGCTGGAACGGGCGCGCGCCGTGGTGAACCTGCCGCTCTGTGTCGGATTCGGGGTTTCGACGCCGGCGGCCGCGCAACACATGGTGGCGCTGGGCGCGGATGGGGTCATCACCGGCTCGCGGATCATCGAAATCATCCGCGCCGCCGGGGAAGACTTCGGGCCGGCTGTGGAGCAGTTCTGCCGCACGATGCAGGCAGCCGTTGACGGGAACGCCGTTCAGGCCGTGTAG
- a CDS encoding flagellar hook-length control protein FliK: MKVNPSANPSASSRPTGKPSTPPPTRGFDDLLGQLDGLTEGEAAGQPDAAAALGQESLHEAQAESAGASDHKQTAEDDRKTPTAAEDAARAAMLPTNREIRPEATAEVTPRRILHVLDMEKIVATVRTQTFSGNEAQATIQLSHSVLHGLSITLQTDARGRVSAEITATTEAAKRIVDAHARELNELLQARGLDVVSFSTRLAGADAGASSGNGGDGSAASGFGQHQMTDTVAESVETTDATTPAALPGGENIYTA, encoded by the coding sequence ATGAAGGTCAACCCGTCGGCAAACCCGTCAGCGTCTTCCCGTCCCACCGGCAAACCGTCCACTCCGCCACCGACGCGCGGCTTTGATGACCTGCTCGGCCAGCTCGATGGACTGACCGAAGGCGAAGCCGCCGGCCAGCCTGACGCGGCCGCCGCGTTGGGACAGGAATCCCTGCACGAAGCGCAGGCCGAAAGCGCCGGCGCGTCCGACCACAAACAGACGGCCGAAGACGACCGGAAGACCCCGACCGCCGCCGAGGATGCGGCCCGCGCGGCCATGCTCCCGACCAACCGGGAAATCCGCCCGGAAGCCACGGCCGAAGTGACGCCGCGCCGTATCCTGCACGTCCTCGACATGGAAAAAATCGTGGCGACGGTGCGCACGCAGACCTTTTCCGGCAACGAAGCGCAGGCCACGATTCAGCTCAGCCATTCAGTGCTGCACGGGCTGAGCATCACGCTACAAACTGACGCCCGCGGCCGTGTCTCGGCGGAAATCACGGCCACGACCGAAGCCGCCAAGCGCATCGTGGATGCCCACGCGCGCGAACTCAATGAACTGCTCCAGGCGCGGGGTCTCGATGTGGTTTCCTTCTCGACCAGACTGGCCGGCGCGGACGCCGGGGCGTCGTCCGGCAACGGCGGCGATGGCTCGGCGGCGTCAGGCTTCGGGCAGCACCAGATGACCGACACAGTGGCCGAAAGCGTGGAAACCACGGACGCCACCACCCCGGCGGCACTGCCCGGCGGCGAGAACATCTACACGGCCTGA
- a CDS encoding lipopolysaccharide assembly protein LapB, translating into MTRPSDAMLVGLLIGLMGGNWSEASCLAQESNIERRVKGEPKPAEPAPEPEPGPAGDRKAAPRPRTPASPRKKPVPATEPAPPPAAPPAEAPPKPLDILVTVNVSQADILVGEKVVGVARRDQPLKLQLLPGVVRISATSEHYLPFSQEVEIIPETKRLDIALDYDVGALLARYENPRTTNLVTAEEWEALVETANRHIEAGDLRIEYRALGLLGQGQLALRIGDTASAIPRLLEATRLVPASSIANYALGLACLAANQPAEATTAFQRAIAANPVLPMAHYGLGLALLRRGQSREAIASLERAEALGYAPPELPLQLARALVAQRAYGAAIERLRPLMLSPSVEVLVTLGDAYAGQKKTDMAREAYETALQRNPSSPLPHARLGEMLFRAKKYKEARPHLQQAVELDPDGQQVNTTELRTLLQKAAGKKK; encoded by the coding sequence ATGACCCGGCCATCTGATGCAATGCTTGTGGGGCTGCTCATCGGGCTGATGGGTGGGAACTGGTCGGAGGCTTCCTGCCTGGCCCAGGAATCCAACATCGAGCGGCGCGTGAAGGGTGAGCCAAAGCCGGCCGAGCCGGCCCCCGAACCGGAGCCCGGTCCCGCTGGCGACAGAAAAGCTGCACCACGTCCACGAACTCCAGCGTCGCCACGGAAGAAGCCCGTTCCGGCGACGGAACCGGCGCCGCCGCCGGCCGCCCCGCCAGCCGAAGCGCCACCCAAGCCGCTGGACATTCTCGTGACGGTCAATGTGTCCCAGGCTGACATTCTCGTTGGGGAAAAGGTGGTTGGCGTCGCCCGCCGCGACCAGCCGCTCAAGCTCCAACTGCTGCCCGGTGTCGTGCGCATCAGCGCCACGAGTGAGCACTACCTGCCCTTTTCCCAGGAAGTCGAGATCATCCCGGAGACAAAGCGCCTCGACATTGCGCTGGATTACGACGTTGGCGCGCTGCTGGCGCGCTATGAGAACCCCCGGACGACGAACCTCGTCACGGCCGAGGAGTGGGAAGCTCTGGTGGAGACGGCCAACCGCCACATCGAGGCCGGAGACCTGCGCATCGAGTACCGGGCGCTGGGGCTGTTGGGCCAGGGCCAGTTGGCGCTGCGCATTGGCGATACGGCCAGCGCCATCCCACGGCTGCTGGAAGCGACCCGGCTGGTGCCGGCTTCCTCGATTGCCAACTATGCCCTGGGGCTGGCCTGTCTGGCCGCCAACCAGCCGGCCGAAGCCACCACTGCCTTCCAGCGGGCGATTGCCGCCAATCCCGTGCTGCCCATGGCGCACTACGGCCTGGGGCTGGCTTTGCTGCGGCGCGGTCAGTCGCGCGAAGCCATCGCCAGTCTGGAACGCGCTGAAGCCCTGGGTTACGCGCCGCCGGAACTGCCGTTGCAGCTTGCCCGCGCGCTGGTGGCCCAACGGGCCTATGGCGCGGCCATCGAGCGCTTGCGGCCGCTGATGCTGTCGCCTTCAGTTGAGGTGCTTGTTACGCTGGGCGACGCCTACGCCGGGCAGAAGAAAACCGATATGGCGCGGGAAGCCTACGAAACCGCCCTGCAACGCAACCCATCCTCGCCCTTGCCCCATGCGCGCTTGGGCGAAATGTTGTTCCGCGCCAAAAAGTACAAGGAAGCGCGCCCGCACCTTCAGCAGGCCGTGGAGCTGGACCCGGATGGGCAACAGGTCAACACGACCGAACTGCGTACGTTGCTCCAGAAGGCCGCCGGCAAGAAGAAGTAG
- a CDS encoding SUMF1/EgtB/PvdO family nonheme iron enzyme codes for MNFRTQQKPADSARLVALGIATAVCLFLSILLGGGLWFFFGGQSPPSPVAAPPSPPANLPASPPPPAPSPVPPTPVIGTVLIPGGTVAVGGVEGIPPRKVAVETFFISETEVTNQQYHEFIVATRHAAPAGWTGSNFPVGTAMQPVTNVSWHDANDFCTWYGTKIGATVRLPTEAEWMRAAQGDDNLVYPWGRTWQDNVAASKQTGGKIFPVKSFPAGRSPYGVYDLSGNVWEWTNDVELDAEGAPKTDEKGQTRRIIKGGSADEEPRTLSLSVRKAVPPTVTDPMLGFRYIVVPSSAPANNATTVGTPRPSTTP; via the coding sequence ATGAACTTTCGGACGCAACAGAAACCCGCGGACAGTGCCCGCCTGGTGGCTCTCGGCATCGCCACGGCAGTGTGCCTGTTCCTCTCCATTCTGCTCGGCGGCGGATTGTGGTTTTTCTTCGGAGGGCAGTCCCCGCCATCTCCGGTGGCTGCGCCGCCATCCCCGCCAGCCAACCTGCCAGCGTCGCCGCCGCCGCCCGCGCCGTCACCGGTGCCACCCACGCCGGTCATCGGCACCGTTCTCATTCCGGGTGGAACGGTCGCTGTGGGCGGCGTTGAGGGCATTCCCCCACGCAAGGTTGCCGTGGAGACGTTTTTCATCTCCGAAACGGAAGTGACCAACCAGCAGTATCACGAATTCATCGTGGCCACGCGCCATGCCGCCCCGGCCGGCTGGACGGGAAGCAACTTTCCCGTCGGAACCGCCATGCAGCCGGTGACGAATGTTTCCTGGCACGACGCCAATGACTTCTGCACCTGGTATGGCACGAAAATTGGCGCGACCGTCCGCCTGCCCACCGAAGCCGAGTGGATGCGCGCCGCGCAGGGCGATGACAACCTGGTGTATCCTTGGGGGCGCACCTGGCAGGACAACGTGGCCGCTTCCAAACAGACTGGCGGCAAGATATTTCCGGTCAAGAGCTTCCCGGCCGGGCGCAGCCCCTACGGCGTCTATGATCTGTCCGGTAACGTCTGGGAATGGACGAACGATGTGGAACTCGATGCCGAAGGTGCGCCAAAAACGGACGAAAAGGGGCAGACCCGGCGCATCATCAAGGGTGGCTCGGCGGACGAGGAGCCGCGTACACTGAGCCTTTCCGTACGCAAGGCCGTTCCGCCGACGGTGACGGACCCGATGCTTGGATTTCGTTACATCGTCGTGCCAAGCTCAGCACCGGCAAACAACGCCACGACCGTCGGCACGCCCCGGCCGTCCACGACGCCCTAG
- the sctL gene encoding type III secretion system stator protein SctL has product MLVVKPSVPELIPLTGGIVKRAVVEARAEARRLVREAQAEADRRIAEAQAEVERIRAEAWKAGYEAGLAEFTTRLLDLQHRREALLTQAEQEVLRLALRVAGKIVGRELEVQETTLLDIVRTAMRNLRQASTVTICVNPADVPRLERHREAIETLRRGQFVNIVPDTRVSVGGCILESESGIVDAQLDTQLRVIEQALLEMHAMQRREARQSSPE; this is encoded by the coding sequence ATGCTCGTCGTCAAGCCATCTGTCCCGGAGTTGATTCCGCTCACCGGGGGTATCGTCAAACGCGCCGTCGTCGAGGCCCGCGCCGAGGCCCGGCGGCTTGTGCGTGAGGCACAGGCTGAAGCTGACCGGCGCATTGCCGAAGCGCAGGCCGAAGTGGAGCGGATTCGTGCGGAAGCCTGGAAGGCCGGTTACGAAGCCGGACTGGCGGAGTTCACCACGCGCCTGCTGGATCTCCAGCACCGCCGCGAGGCGCTGCTCACTCAGGCTGAACAGGAAGTGCTGCGTCTGGCGCTGCGGGTTGCCGGGAAAATCGTCGGGCGGGAGCTGGAAGTCCAGGAAACAACCCTGCTGGACATTGTCCGCACGGCGATGCGTAACCTCCGCCAGGCGAGTACCGTGACCATCTGCGTCAATCCGGCTGATGTACCCCGGCTCGAACGGCACCGCGAAGCCATTGAAACCCTCCGGCGGGGGCAGTTTGTCAACATCGTTCCCGATACCCGCGTGTCGGTGGGGGGCTGCATCCTGGAGAGTGAATCCGGTATCGTAGATGCCCAACTCGACACCCAACTGCGCGTCATCGAGCAGGCGCTGCTCGAAATGCATGCCATGCAGCGGCGTGAAGCGCGTCAAAGCTCACCTGAATGA